In Geotalea uraniireducens, one genomic interval encodes:
- a CDS encoding type II secretion system F family protein encodes MAKFSWEAKSRTGSVQKGVMEAANAGLVENQLKRYGFSAISVKEEGKGLSMEIKLPGFAPKVQAKDIVVFTRQFATMIDSGLPLVQCLDILSSQQENKTLKEVLLKVKETVEGGSTFADALAKHPKVFDRLYVNLVAAGEVGGILDTILNRLAAYIEKAMKLKKQIKGAMVYPTTIMSIAVIVVGVILVFVIPTFAKMFADFGGDLPGPTKFVIALSNFVVKYILLIVGLIFASIFGVKKYYSTPKGKKLIDKMALKAPIAGPLIRKVAVAKFTRTLGTMISSGVPIMDGLEIVAKTAGNTVVEEAIFKVRQAISEGKTMAEPLQECGVFPPMVVQMISVGEATGAMDAMLSKIADFYDDEVDDAVSAMTAMMEPLLMVFLGTAVGGLVIAMYLPIFKLASTVG; translated from the coding sequence ATGGCAAAATTTAGTTGGGAAGCTAAAAGCAGAACCGGCTCTGTGCAAAAAGGTGTGATGGAAGCGGCCAATGCCGGGCTGGTGGAGAATCAGCTCAAACGCTACGGGTTTTCCGCTATCTCCGTAAAGGAGGAGGGGAAGGGCCTCAGCATGGAGATTAAACTGCCGGGGTTTGCACCCAAGGTCCAGGCCAAGGACATCGTCGTCTTCACCCGCCAGTTTGCCACCATGATCGACTCCGGTCTCCCGCTCGTTCAGTGTCTCGATATTCTTTCCAGCCAGCAGGAAAACAAGACCTTGAAAGAGGTTCTCCTGAAAGTGAAGGAAACGGTCGAAGGCGGATCGACCTTTGCCGATGCCCTGGCCAAACATCCGAAAGTTTTTGATCGCCTCTATGTCAACCTGGTCGCTGCCGGTGAAGTAGGCGGTATTCTCGATACTATTTTGAACCGGCTGGCAGCCTACATTGAAAAAGCGATGAAACTGAAGAAGCAGATCAAGGGGGCGATGGTTTATCCGACAACCATTATGTCGATTGCCGTAATCGTTGTCGGCGTTATTCTTGTCTTTGTCATCCCGACGTTCGCGAAAATGTTTGCCGATTTTGGTGGTGATTTACCAGGCCCGACCAAGTTTGTCATAGCTCTTAGTAACTTCGTCGTCAAATACATCCTGTTGATTGTCGGCCTGATTTTCGCGTCTATTTTTGGTGTAAAGAAATACTATTCGACCCCGAAAGGCAAAAAGCTTATCGACAAGATGGCACTCAAGGCCCCCATTGCCGGACCGTTGATTCGCAAGGTCGCTGTCGCCAAGTTCACCCGGACGCTCGGCACGATGATCAGCAGTGGAGTACCGATCATGGACGGTCTGGAAATCGTTGCCAAAACTGCTGGTAATACAGTTGTCGAGGAAGCGATCTTCAAAGTTCGGCAAGCAATCTCCGAAGGCAAGACGATGGCGGAACCGCTTCAGGAGTGTGGAGTGTTTCCACCGATGGTCGTGCAGATGATTTCCGTCGGCGAAGCGACTGGCGCCATGGATGCAATGCTCTCGAAGATCGCCGATTTCTACGATGACGAAGTCGATGATGCGGTGAGTGCCATGACCGCTATGATGGAACCGCTTTTGATGGTTTTTCTCGGGACGGCTGTCGGTGGGCTGGTTATCGCCATGTACCTGCCGATCTTCAAACTTGCCAGTACTGTTGGCTGA
- a CDS encoding sigma-54-dependent transcriptional regulator yields MDIRVLVVDDELSMRQFLAILLEREGYLVDQAESAEAALALLASQNYDLVFSDVKMPGLDGIALLEEIKKDSPDTAVLMMTAFSTAEQAVEAMKLGAYDYIAKPFKVEEIKVLVRNALEKRDLKRENKRLRQEVQERYSFSGLIGKSKAMRDIYSLIEKVAPSMANVLILGESGTGKELVARAIHYNSQRKDKPFVAVNCGAIPESLMESELFGHKRGAFTGAINDRPGLFEQAEGGTLFLDEIGEVPLQLQSKLLRVLQEREFRRVGGTDARRADVRIVAASNRNLEEQVKEGTFREDLFYRLNVVQVQMPPLRERSEDIPALVEHFYKKFVSPPHDGQIITASALKLLMSYRFPGNVRELENLVERCVVLGSREITEDVLPFQIKRDCTEIVREICGAHEIPADGLDIEAYLNAIEKRILLQALEMNGGVKKKAAEFLRLTFRSFRYRLAKFGMDDE; encoded by the coding sequence ATGGATATAAGAGTACTTGTGGTTGACGATGAGTTAAGTATGCGCCAGTTCCTGGCCATTCTCCTTGAACGAGAGGGGTATCTGGTCGATCAGGCGGAAAGCGCCGAAGCGGCTTTGGCCCTTCTTGCCAGTCAGAATTACGATCTTGTTTTTTCCGATGTCAAAATGCCCGGTCTTGACGGCATTGCCCTACTCGAAGAGATTAAAAAAGATTCTCCCGATACTGCCGTCTTGATGATGACCGCTTTTTCCACGGCGGAACAGGCGGTTGAAGCGATGAAACTGGGCGCCTATGATTACATCGCCAAGCCATTCAAGGTTGAGGAGATCAAGGTGCTGGTTCGTAACGCCCTTGAAAAGCGCGACCTTAAGCGGGAAAACAAGCGCCTCCGCCAGGAAGTCCAGGAACGTTACAGCTTTAGTGGCCTGATCGGCAAGAGCAAGGCGATGCGGGACATCTATTCGCTGATCGAGAAAGTGGCGCCAAGCATGGCCAATGTTCTGATCCTTGGCGAAAGCGGCACCGGCAAGGAACTGGTCGCTCGCGCCATTCACTATAACAGTCAACGAAAGGATAAGCCGTTTGTTGCCGTCAACTGTGGGGCCATCCCCGAAAGCCTGATGGAAAGCGAATTGTTTGGTCACAAGCGGGGAGCGTTTACCGGTGCCATTAATGATCGCCCCGGCCTGTTCGAGCAGGCGGAGGGCGGGACGTTGTTTCTCGACGAGATCGGCGAGGTCCCGCTGCAACTCCAGTCCAAATTGCTCCGCGTCCTGCAGGAACGTGAATTCAGACGGGTAGGGGGGACCGATGCCAGACGGGCCGACGTAAGGATTGTCGCCGCTTCCAATCGGAACCTCGAGGAGCAGGTGAAAGAAGGGACTTTCCGCGAGGATCTTTTTTACCGGCTTAATGTTGTCCAGGTCCAGATGCCGCCGCTGCGCGAGCGAAGTGAAGACATCCCCGCCTTAGTGGAACATTTTTACAAAAAATTCGTCTCGCCTCCCCATGACGGCCAGATTATCACGGCCAGTGCCTTAAAACTGCTCATGTCCTATCGTTTCCCCGGCAACGTCAGGGAACTGGAAAACCTGGTGGAACGGTGCGTTGTATTAGGCAGCCGGGAGATTACCGAAGACGTGCTGCCATTTCAGATCAAACGGGATTGTACCGAAATTGTCCGCGAAATATGCGGAGCGCACGAAATTCCCGCTGACGGACTTGATATTGAAGCTTACCTGAATGCGATCGAAAAACGAATTCTTCTTCAGGCACTTGAAATGAATGGCGGAGTAAAAAAGAAGGCGGCCGAATTTCTGCGGTTGACGTTCCGTTCGTTCCGTTACCGGCTGGCTAAATTCGGCATGGATGACGAGTGA
- the pilB gene encoding type IV-A pilus assembly ATPase PilB, translating into MQASRLGELLVRNNLITKEQLAKALEEQKATGGQPRLGSILIKNGLIAEPDLTSFLSKQYGVPSINLAEFEADPSVIKAIPADVAQKYQIVPVNRAGSTLIIAMADPSNIFAIDDIKFMTGYNVEVVVASETAIKAAIDKYYDQSASLADVMGDLQMEDLEVVGEEEDVDVSSLERATEDAPVVKLVNLILTDAIKKKASDIHIEPYERSFRVRYRIDGVLYEVMKPPLKLKNAITSRLKIMAELDIAERRLPQDGRIKIKLGGGQDMDYRVSVLPTLFGEKVVLRLLDKSNLQLDMTKLGYEPDALTHFKEAIHKPFGMVLVTGPTGSGKTVSLYSALSELNKTTENISTAEDPVEFNFAGINQVQMHEDIGLNFAAALRSFLRQDPDIIMIGEIRDFETAEIAIKAALTGHLVLSTLHTNDAPATINRLLNMGIEPFLVASAVNLITAQRLARRVCSECKEVEEIPVQALIDAGVPPEEAPHFVCYKGTGCSKCNGTGYKGRVGFYQVMPMLEEIRELILNGANTAEIKRESMRLGIKTMRQSGLTKLKEGVTSFEEVLRVTVADD; encoded by the coding sequence ATGCAGGCAAGCAGACTGGGAGAACTCCTAGTTCGAAATAATCTTATCACCAAAGAGCAACTTGCTAAGGCGCTGGAAGAGCAGAAAGCAACGGGAGGGCAGCCGCGGCTTGGGTCAATCCTGATCAAGAACGGTCTGATTGCCGAACCTGACCTGACCTCGTTCCTTTCAAAGCAGTACGGTGTTCCTTCCATCAATCTCGCTGAATTCGAAGCTGATCCTTCCGTCATCAAAGCTATTCCTGCCGATGTCGCGCAAAAATATCAGATTGTTCCGGTGAATAGGGCCGGTTCGACCCTGATTATCGCGATGGCGGACCCTTCCAATATATTTGCTATTGACGACATCAAGTTCATGACCGGCTACAACGTCGAGGTCGTTGTAGCGTCGGAGACGGCAATCAAGGCCGCGATCGACAAGTATTACGATCAGTCCGCATCGCTGGCCGATGTCATGGGCGACCTGCAGATGGAGGACCTGGAAGTCGTCGGCGAGGAAGAGGATGTTGATGTCTCCTCCCTGGAGCGGGCTACCGAAGATGCTCCGGTGGTCAAACTGGTAAACCTGATTCTCACTGACGCCATCAAGAAAAAGGCTAGCGATATCCATATCGAGCCCTATGAACGAAGCTTCCGCGTGCGTTATCGAATCGACGGCGTCCTCTACGAAGTGATGAAACCGCCGTTGAAATTGAAGAATGCCATTACCTCCCGGCTAAAGATCATGGCAGAGCTCGACATTGCCGAGCGCCGTCTTCCCCAGGACGGGCGGATCAAGATCAAGCTCGGCGGTGGTCAGGATATGGACTACCGGGTTTCCGTACTCCCGACGCTTTTTGGCGAAAAGGTGGTTTTGCGGCTTCTCGACAAGTCGAACCTGCAACTCGATATGACGAAGCTCGGCTATGAACCCGATGCTTTGACTCACTTCAAGGAGGCCATTCACAAACCGTTCGGGATGGTCCTCGTGACCGGCCCGACCGGGAGCGGCAAGACGGTTTCGCTCTATTCGGCACTGTCGGAACTGAACAAGACCACCGAAAACATCTCTACCGCCGAAGATCCGGTCGAGTTCAACTTTGCCGGGATCAACCAGGTCCAGATGCACGAAGATATCGGTTTGAATTTTGCCGCCGCCCTCCGTTCGTTTCTTCGTCAGGACCCAGACATCATCATGATCGGTGAGATTCGCGATTTCGAGACGGCGGAAATTGCCATCAAGGCGGCACTCACCGGCCATCTGGTCTTGTCAACCCTCCATACCAACGATGCCCCGGCAACAATCAACCGGTTGCTGAACATGGGAATCGAACCGTTTCTTGTCGCTTCGGCCGTTAACTTGATTACCGCCCAGCGTCTGGCACGGCGAGTCTGCTCCGAGTGCAAGGAAGTTGAGGAAATCCCCGTTCAGGCGCTGATCGATGCCGGGGTGCCCCCGGAAGAGGCTCCCCATTTTGTCTGCTATAAAGGGACGGGTTGTTCGAAGTGCAACGGAACCGGTTATAAAGGGCGGGTCGGCTTTTACCAGGTCATGCCGATGCTTGAAGAAATTCGTGAACTGATTCTCAACGGCGCGAACACTGCTGAAATCAAACGCGAATCGATGCGGCTCGGCATTAAAACGATGCGGCAATCGGGGCTCACTAAACTGAAGGAGGGAGTGACCTCCTTCGAAGAAGTGCTACGGGTTACCGTAGCGGATGACTAG
- a CDS encoding type IV pilus twitching motility protein PilT has translation MANIHQLLTELVNRGGSDLHVTTNTPPQIRIDGELIPLDMPPLNAIETKQLCYSILTEQQKHKFEENNELDLSFGIKGLSRFRGNIFVQRGAVAGVFRVIPYKILTFEELGLPPVVRDLAEKPRGLILVTGPTGSGKSTTLAAIIDKINTDRHEHIVTVEDPIEYLHPHKNCVVNQREVGADTKSFKNALKYILRQDPDVVLVGELRDLETIEAALTLAETGHLCLATLHTNSAVQTINRIVDVFPSYQQPQVRAQLSFVLEGVMSQTLLPKASGKGRVLALEVMVPNPAIRNLIREDKIHQMYSQMQVGQEKFGMQTMNQSLYSLLQKRLIALDVAMGRSPDPDELKQMLSSGVRPQQRPPMR, from the coding sequence ATGGCCAATATTCATCAACTGTTGACTGAGCTGGTCAATCGCGGGGGATCCGATCTCCACGTGACAACCAATACTCCGCCGCAGATTCGTATCGATGGTGAGTTGATTCCCCTTGATATGCCACCTCTCAACGCAATAGAGACCAAGCAACTCTGTTACAGTATCCTTACTGAGCAACAGAAGCACAAATTTGAGGAAAATAACGAACTCGATCTATCGTTCGGCATCAAAGGCCTCTCCCGCTTCCGGGGTAATATCTTCGTCCAGCGGGGGGCCGTCGCCGGGGTTTTCCGGGTTATTCCCTACAAGATCCTCACATTTGAAGAGCTTGGCTTGCCGCCAGTAGTCAGAGATCTGGCGGAGAAACCCCGCGGGCTGATTCTCGTTACCGGGCCGACCGGCAGCGGGAAATCGACGACTCTGGCGGCCATTATCGATAAGATCAATACCGACCGGCATGAACATATCGTCACCGTTGAAGACCCGATCGAATATCTGCATCCCCACAAGAATTGTGTCGTCAACCAGCGGGAAGTCGGTGCCGACACCAAAAGCTTCAAAAATGCGCTCAAATACATCCTTCGCCAGGACCCGGATGTGGTCCTGGTAGGCGAGCTTCGCGACCTCGAGACGATTGAAGCAGCACTGACCCTCGCCGAAACCGGCCATCTCTGCCTGGCGACCCTCCATACGAACTCGGCTGTGCAGACGATCAACAGGATTGTCGACGTATTCCCGTCCTATCAACAACCGCAGGTCCGTGCTCAGCTTTCGTTCGTGCTGGAAGGGGTGATGTCACAGACGCTGTTACCGAAGGCTTCCGGCAAGGGACGAGTGCTGGCTCTTGAAGTCATGGTACCGAATCCGGCGATCCGCAACCTCATCCGCGAGGACAAGATTCACCAGATGTACTCGCAAATGCAGGTTGGTCAGGAAAAATTCGGCATGCAGACGATGAATCAGTCGCTTTACTCGCTGCTTCAGAAACGTCTGATCGCCCTGGACGTGGCCATGGGCCGCTCACCGGACCCCGATGAACTGAAACAGATGCTTTCCAGCGGCGTCCGGCCGCAGCAACGGCCACCGATGAGATAA
- a CDS encoding two-component system sensor histidine kinase NtrB encodes MVFSRRLVWFILARIVVVSLFLISTIVLRVKGTDILSTRSLNSITHLIAATYIFSVISLLFLKVSARISRTLTYLQVAWDIFFITILIVYSGGINSPFSFLYLLAITSSSFLLGRRDAFYTASLCAIIYGAIIDLQFYGKLVFLGLTPLVAQYFGTNYIFYTIFMNIVAFYLTAFLSGSLAERARQSETELEKRAVNYQELERLNSTIVTNLNSGLLTTNNRGQIRVFNGYAEMMTGISQEEAYNRNLYDIFPGFRVFSADVLSIKRGEFEYITKSGKQLVLGFNSVILTDGEGTKIGAMINFQDLTHYKRMEESLKKADRLAAVGELAARIAHEIRNPLASISGAVQLIANGTAIEENDKKLFDIILRETDRLNLLIRDFLGYARPTRPNLRQINLALLIGEIQALVGTDSRFASVRVENEIDNDLVVEVDPDQIRQVFWNLLVNAAEAMPAGGRVIIDATRMEELRSGESVSRTVKVAVTDNGSGMSPENVAQVFEPFFSTKGGGTGLGLATVYRIIEAHCGRITVESSLGKGTSFIIFLPEHQAIGLPPVREVM; translated from the coding sequence ATGGTGTTCTCGCGGCGGCTCGTCTGGTTCATCCTCGCCAGGATAGTGGTGGTATCGTTATTTCTCATTTCCACCATTGTCCTGAGGGTCAAGGGTACCGACATTCTGAGTACTCGGTCGCTCAACAGTATCACGCACCTGATTGCTGCTACCTACATATTTTCCGTTATTTCCCTGCTGTTTCTCAAAGTCTCAGCCCGAATCAGCCGCACGCTGACCTATCTGCAAGTAGCCTGGGACATCTTTTTTATTACCATACTGATTGTCTACTCCGGCGGGATCAATAGCCCCTTTTCCTTTCTCTACCTGCTGGCTATTACCAGTTCAAGTTTTTTGCTTGGCCGCCGCGATGCATTTTATACCGCCTCTCTTTGCGCCATCATCTATGGCGCGATCATTGATCTGCAATTCTATGGGAAACTCGTTTTTCTTGGTTTGACCCCGTTAGTCGCGCAATATTTTGGGACAAACTATATTTTCTACACGATCTTCATGAATATTGTGGCGTTCTATCTGACTGCCTTTCTCAGTGGCTCACTGGCGGAACGAGCCCGACAAAGCGAAACTGAACTGGAAAAGCGGGCCGTTAATTACCAAGAGCTTGAACGGCTCAACAGCACGATCGTCACCAATCTCAATAGCGGGCTCCTGACAACGAACAACCGCGGGCAAATTCGTGTATTCAACGGGTATGCGGAGATGATGACTGGAATTAGCCAGGAGGAGGCCTATAACCGCAACTTGTATGATATCTTCCCGGGCTTCAGAGTGTTTTCCGCGGATGTGCTCAGCATCAAACGGGGGGAATTCGAATACATAACCAAGAGCGGCAAACAGTTGGTCCTCGGATTTAACAGTGTGATCTTAACTGATGGAGAGGGTACGAAGATTGGGGCAATGATCAACTTCCAGGACCTGACCCATTATAAGCGGATGGAAGAAAGCCTGAAAAAGGCGGATCGTTTGGCGGCAGTCGGTGAGCTGGCCGCCCGCATTGCCCATGAAATCAGAAATCCTCTCGCTTCAATCAGCGGTGCGGTACAACTGATCGCCAACGGAACGGCAATCGAGGAAAATGATAAAAAACTTTTCGATATCATCTTGCGGGAAACCGACCGGTTGAATTTGCTGATCAGGGATTTTCTCGGTTATGCCCGGCCGACCCGGCCGAATCTGCGCCAGATCAATCTCGCCTTGTTGATCGGTGAGATTCAGGCGCTGGTCGGCACGGATTCACGTTTTGCTTCCGTTAGGGTCGAGAATGAGATCGATAACGATCTAGTGGTCGAGGTTGACCCTGATCAGATCCGCCAGGTATTCTGGAACCTGCTGGTCAATGCTGCAGAAGCAATGCCGGCCGGCGGGCGGGTCATTATTGATGCGACACGTATGGAGGAATTACGATCGGGGGAAAGCGTCAGCCGCACGGTCAAGGTGGCGGTAACCGATAATGGCAGCGGGATGAGCCCGGAAAATGTCGCCCAGGTCTTTGAGCCATTTTTTTCAACCAAAGGCGGTGGCACCGGATTGGGACTCGCTACGGTCTATCGGATCATCGAAGCACATTGTGGGCGGATTACTGTGGAAAGTTCTCTGGGGAAGGGAACATCGTTTATCATATTTTTGCCCGAGCACCAGGCTATCGGCCTGCCGCCGGTTCGCGAGGTAATGTAA